TACCATAAGGCAGGCTCCCTGCAGACCTGCAGAAAGGGGGTTCTGATAGGAAAAAGGAGGAAGTGTCAGTGGTTCTTATATCTCCATGTAATTACCACTGTCCCCCATCCTTTCCTCTTCCAGCAGCCAACTACTGGCTGATCCTGCAACTGGAGCCCTTTCCTGACGGCTCCCAGGATTCTGTGGAATGCTGCGATCTTAGGGTTCAAGGTGCAGGATGTGAGGGTCTGGCTAAGTACAGGAGAGCACCTGACCTGAGCATCCTGATCACAGCGTACAGTTGCTTCCAGCTCTGTCAGACGCTTCTCGAGTTCTGCCACctagggggaggaaggaggggagaactGCCATCCATCTCCCTGCTGCTGCGGCAGGAGGTAGGATCCTGCTCCTTGCTTCTCTGCTCActactcccctcccccctccccaccactctGCCAAAGGACTTCTTTCCCTGAAACACACCCCTAGTCACAATCTTAAAATCTTAATCCAGAGTAGTCAGGGAGACACGGAGAATGAGGAAATCATCAAAAGGAAATCAAGTGTTTCCAGCACCCTCTCCTCGGATGTGGTCCCTtggaaggaggcaggaatattTTCCAGGGCCACATCTCCTAGCCAGCACTACCTACATACTTACTTTGGCAGCTTGGGAGAACTTGTCTTGCTCAGGCCGAGAATGTAGTTCGTAAGTGACAAGGCTGCTATCTGGGGGGCTCCCACTGGTGGTCTTTCCCCCTGAACCAGCCCCCTTGGTGTTCTTTGTTGCTTCCAGCTGCAGCAGTAGGCGCCTGGGTCAGGAAACCAGTAATAACATCATGACTTGAAGGATGAGGGTCAGCACAGTCACTCAATCCTCCCACACAGTCAGCTTTAAGAAACAGCCAGGCCACTGCTCCCCTGTCAGTGTCCCTGTCGGTGCCTGGCTGAGTCCCTCTACACCCTGATCAGCAATGATTTCCCAATGAAGTCTGGAACCCACTTAGCCAGAGCTCCATCGGGGTCAGTAAGGTTGATTGCGGCATCTGGTCCCAGCAGCTTCTCCAGATGGGAAGCAACCAGCTGCTGCTTCAGGGCTGCCAGCTGTTTAGCCAGCACCACGGGGGTCAGCTTCTCCTCGGTGGCTGACTCCTTCACTGTCATCTGGTATGAAAACAGACAGTGAGGGGCAAGAATGAATCAGGGGGGAGGAAAACAGATCAAGACCCTTAAAGATGACTGTGGTTGGAAGTCACTGGAATGGTCCTTGCCCACCCATGGCACTGAATGTAAATTCATGTGCATTCCTAAACTCTGCAAACTGTAGCCTTCTTTATCCAAGAGCTTAGGgaatcctcctcctcctgctgggaGGTCTTCCTCTGCTGTGTAAGTCAGAacagagaggggagaagagagctTATAGTTACCTTGATCTTCTCGACTTCAGTTGTCAGCTCTTGGACCTCATACAGTAGTCTCTGGTACTTTTGCTGAGGTGTCTCCTTCACTCCCAGACCCTCTCCAAGCTAGAGAACAAGCACAGATGGGTTCCAGATGGGTTCCCTGTACTGAGACGCTACATTTCCCAGGACCGGGAACCTCAAGAATTTATCCAAACCCAAGCCTAGTCTGTAAAGGTATCATATCCAACTCAGAATCCATAACACCCCAGTAAAGAAGAACTAGAGATAGGTGGAGGCCTGGAGAAGCTCCAAAGCAAACaaatggtgggggggggcatgAAGCACTCTCAACTGCATCTTGCTGGGTTACTCAGGGCCCCCAACCAGAGAGAAGCTTGGAATTCCAACCACGTCCCTTGATCGCTGTCCTAAATGCCCACTGGATACATCACTACCCCATTCCCATCAACACAAACCATCTCATATTCTCCAGATTCATATCCTGTTCTCTTGGTTTTGCCAATTCGATCTGAGAAATCTGCCAAGAAAAGAAGATGGAATTGAGGGCCTGGTCTAGACCCAGGGCAAGTCATGGTCTCAGGTAATTGTGAGGGCTTCCACGAGAGAGCTCTTCTCCCAAAACAAGAGTCAGTGAGGTCTGAGGTCAGGCTTCCCCACCCAATTTCCAACCCAGTCTCACCAAGGCCCTTTGTTCCCACTCTCTTGTCTTTGAACTTGTCATAGGCAGCATTGGGATTGACAATGATGTGCTCCACACTTGTACTCGTCAGCTCCTCCTGCAGGAACAGGTAATTCAGACCAAGGACAGACTCAGTCCCACCCTAGAACCTCCCTGACCCCACAAAATCTCCAAACCATTAGGAGACTGGGCCCTACTTTCCCAAGGGGAAAGAAGGGTGGCTCCATTCCAGGCTGCTGAACCAGGTTCACCCTAGGAAATGGAAGCTTCCTGGTAAATTTGGAGTCTCAGTTGTATAAATATTAACACCCTAATTCAATCGGGAACAGAGGCAGCATAACCTCCCCACCCATTCTGTACATAagcctccccatcccctccctctccccgatCCAACTGGGCCCTCCCAGTTATCTGGCACACACCATGCACTCAGGGCAAGAAACCAACCTGACCTCTTTTGACCTCCCCCTCCCAAAAGTAAATTTCCTTGCTGCCGAGGAAATCCATTTTCTAGCTAACCTCCCATCCTTgctggagggaaagaggagacaCCTAACTCTGAGGGTGAACATCTGGACTTTAACTTGCTGCTGAGGGGAGGACACCAACTCTTAGATCCAAGAGGAAAGTTGGAGAGGGCCTGACCAGAAGCCCTGTCTCCAGGCTGCCACAAGGCCAGGGAATTCAGGGGGtagagagaaagaggcaaaggCTTACTGCATTATTTCTTAAGGAACATCTTAGCAGCAATGAGCATAAACCGTATCAGTTTGCCAAGAGAGTACTAATGGGCAAAGGCCACGTGTAAGTGCTGAAATGGAGAGAGTCCAGCATTTTTTCAAAGAGAAGCTGCAGAACCTGCCTCTTCTCTCTGACCCCTCTGCTTCCAGAAACAGGGGACATAGTAAAGAAAGTGAAAGAGATTTCACTCTAGAAACTGAAGCAGAGAGGGTCCCTCCTTCCTAGACATCTATTAGGTGTTCAGACTCTTAATAACCACACCGAGACCAGGCCCTCCAGACTGCAGGTCTCCCCTTCAGTTGTCAGCAGTCCAACAGGTCCCACTACTTTACTGAAGGAAGCGGAGGAGACCCCAGAATCCTTTTCTGTTGGGGTGGACGTCTCCGCCTTCTACAAAAGGAAGGCCAAGTTGAGTCTTCTTTCTTTTAGCTAGAActatggttctcaaacttggctgcacTACAGAATcatttagaaaagggaaaaacaaaaacaaacaaaaaacccaaagaggcctgggctcacctCTGTAGACGGATTTAATTGTTCTGGTGTAGGGCCAGGGTAGTAGGCCAGTTTAAAAGCTGCCCAGTCATGGTAACACATAGCTAGGACGGAGAAGCTCTATCTGCATGTGAGTCCTAGGGGTTTGAGGGGGCAGTGAGGATGAAGAGACATGGAGAAAGAGCAGCAGACACAATCTGTCCTTCATCCCTGGTCTGCTGTTATACAAGGAATCAGTGTGACCGGCAGCTTTACAAATAAGGGAGGAGggggggtgaggagaaaagggcaATGCTGATCTTTACCTCTTCTTCAGAGAATTGCTGGGCAGAGGGGCGAGAGCCCAAGATTACAGGAAAATAACAGGGTTCAGTGTCCTATGTGTAAGAGCCTAAAGGGAGAAAGGACTGAGTCTCAAATTATTCTCTCTTTCATCTTCTCTGAAATGTGATGGCCAGAGCACTCACCGGCCAAAGAATCGTGTGGTCTCTGGCCTCTAAAAGTGTTTGTCTGAGAAGGACTTAGGTCCAGGAAAGAACATCACCTTCTCTCAAGTTCACCCTCAAGAATAGGCCACTCCTCTCTGTCAGTGCCCTGACCAAGGACAAtgaggtagggaaaaaaaaaaacccaaaaattttatttaaaaaacaaaacaaaaaacaacacttCTTTGGGAGGCAGGTCTACAGCCCAAGAAATCAGTCATAGCGATCATTTGTTAAGCCCTTATTATGGGCCAGGCACTATGCAGATGAGAacctattttgtttctttttttctttttttggccgtgcctttggcacacggaagttcccaggccaggggctgaacccatgccacagcagtgaccagagccacagcagagacaacacaggatccttaatccactgagatacgagggaactcccctactttaTCTACTTTTTTCAATAGGGAAGATGAGAGTGAAAAAGggtcaacaggagttcccgtcggggcgcagtggttaacgaatccgactaggaattcgttgactgaggttgtgggttcgacccctgcccttgctcagtgggttaacgatccgactttgccatgagctgtggtgtaggttgcagacgcggctcggatccctcgttgctgtggactctggcataggctggcagctacagctccgattcgacccctagcctgggaacctccatatgccactggagtggcccaacaaatggcaaaaaagaccaaaaaaaaaagggtcaaaaACAGTGAGATTCAGGGGTTCTGGACAGTAGCAGGGATGGCCAGTGCTCTCATCTCACTATTGCTGCTGTAGGAGCATGTCCGGGGCTGGAAGGGCTGCTGACGCTGGTATCCTCTCAGAGCCTttctgagggtgtggccccagaGACTCAGGTGGACAGCATACTTTAGTCCTCTGGTGGCACCTACTCCGCCATGTCTCAGAGATCTGGGGGCATGGGTCAAAGGCAGCGTCATTACAGTGATTCGTGAGATGGGAAAAGGTTGTTGGCTGGGGCTGTATAGAGGGACGAAAGATTTAGTAGAGACAAAAGGACAGAGAAACAATTGCCCATCACAGCACACCCCGTTAAAAAGCAGATGAAAGGTCAGGCTTCTTACCAGCTCCTTGTGGTTTCCCCAGAGGTGAGAAAATCAAAAGAGTTAAAAGGTAAGGGAGTGGGGAAATGGGGgtaagggagggaaaaaaaagacaaaattgttaTTAGCAAATTGTCACATGCACTACATGACAGTCTTCAAACATACTGCACCACAGGGCCCAGGGATCCTAGCAAAATTTGGGGGCCAAGAAATTTTAACTGGGGTCACCACATACcccaagagaaagaagagtttggaCCCTTTCCTCTCTGGTGGTGAGGATGTCATGAAGCTTTGCTGTTAACAGCAGCAATTCGGGATCATCTGAGAACTAGCAGTTAGATGCTGCAAGCTAGTGGCatggaagaggaaagggggaagagaAGGCTGAGGTGGAGGGGAAGCTGTAGAAATGGCAGAATATGAAGCAGAGGCTGTGAAGATAGATTCTGAGGAACTGAAGCTGATTGAAGGTCCCTGATTCTCAAGGCAGTGGGCAGGGCGTGGTTCATGGCTCAAGTCTTCCTGTCTCTCCGTTTCTTTAGTTCTGAAGACTTAGGTGTTGGATGGCAGAATCAGTCACAATGAGGGTGTTCACATGGGTAGTTTGATATGATTTTAGGTTAAGCAGAACAAAATATGTCGGGTACACATGCTGAGTTTAAGGAAATGCGAAGTACCTAATTGCAGCCCTCTTCTCACTCTGCTCTAAGAGGAGAAGCAGGGCAAATCCCGGTCCCTTGTGTAGTCTGATGTTTGTATCCATCTTGAGTGGCTGGTAACTCATCCTACAGCTCTGAGGGATCCAGAGCGATTCTGCATGATGTGCTAACACGATGAGTCCAGAAGACACCAAGACACCAAGATTCACAGCTACCAAGAAACATgtgcggggagttcctgtcggggctcagtggaaacgaatctgagtagcatccatgaggacgcaggttcaatcctggcctcgctcagtgggttaaggatccggtgttgccgtgagctatgttaCAGGTTGCAgctcggctaggatctggtgttgccgtggctgtggtataggccggtggctacacctccaattcaacccctaacccgggaacctccatatgctgcgggtgaggccctaacaagaccaaaaaaaaaaaaaaaaaaaaagaaaaagaaaaagaaacatgtgcAGAACACATTTCTTCAACCCTCTGTTTCCATGGTTCATAGGAGTTGGAGGGTAGACACTGGGGAAAGGTGAGAGTATTTCAAGGAGACCTTATTTTAGTTCAGGCCACTTAGATAAGGCTCCATTTCTAGGCAAGACTGGTAAAGGACTGCCAGGAGGGGAAACCCAGCTATATGCACTGCCTCTCCTGGAGCTCTGCTCAGGAAGTGTGGGGGGTTGAGGATGGTTATATGTACACGAAAACACTTAATGGGATAAAGGCAACTGCATCCTGCCCCAGAGATTTCAGCTAGATACATCTGAACTTCAATCTCTCCAGCCCCTGTCTCATGCCAGGGTCCAGGTATGGTCAAGACTCCCCTTTCAGCTCAGGGTAGAGGTGGATCCAGGTCCTGTGGTCTAAGTCGGGGATGTCACTGCAGAGATGGTGTAGGCACTCACAGgtgcacacatgcaaacacacggGGGGAGGCACACACACCGTATCCTTCTCTGACTTGCCTCGCCAAGCTAAAACCAGCTTGAGAGAAACTCAAGAAAAAAGGGGACAATGGCCCCTAAATTCAAGTTCAAATCATGAGGAAGAGGCAGAATGGGGGAggatagaaaagcaaaaaaaaaaaaaaaaaaaaggaaaagtggtaTATTACTTTGTAAATAGTACATACCACCTCCAGGTCTGACCAATGAGTAGGTTGGGAAATGAGATTTTAAGGATAATTCCTGTAACCTGAAGTGGTAACAGTCACCATGGGAACCTAATACACCCAGCCAACTTGGTTAGAATAAGCACCCTGATCCCAGCTACCAGTTTACCTGGCACATaactcccagtccctctcacTAATAATCTCTCAGACTGGCCAGGGCTGTTTGGCTAAGTGGCTGTGTCTTAGAGGTAAGACCTGAAGTTCTAGATCAGACAGGGGAAGAGGTCACTGCCATTCTCTGAGGCTGTTCAGACTCTCTGTCAACAGTGCAGCCAGGGGACTTCAGAACCATGATGACCATGACAAGAAGATGAAAAGTACTGCAGAATGAAACTGTCCAGGATGGTCAGCATAGTGCTGGCCATCCGACCACTTCTAAAGGAgggacacagaaacagaaagactttGTGAAAGCACAAAGAACCCAAGTTAGTAaccaaaaaaatgcataaaacacCCCTTTCCTACCCATTTACCTTCCTCTAAAGGTTTAGCATAGgggaatattaaaatgaaatttttaccaGGGATAAACCACATACAGCTAGGAAGTGAGGACTGGGACTGTCCCCCCTCTTCTCCACCCTTGTGTAGAATGGCTAAACATCATTCCTTTCTCTTAACTCCATTTGAgtctgaggaggagaaaggcaaCCCCACTTGTAACTCCAGCTCTCAAATACCTCATGTACAGAAGCATTCCTAGCCTCCATGTTTCTATCCCATCCTCCATTGGACAGTTTTATTCTGCAGATCTCACAAGGGGAAGAGACAATGATTCATGAATTATAGTTGTGCTTCTAAACCTTGATTAATGATCTTAAACCATGAGGCCAGCAGGTCCCGAAGTGACCCAGCTAGGGATGcatcagaatttaa
Above is a genomic segment from Phacochoerus africanus isolate WHEZ1 chromosome 7, ROS_Pafr_v1, whole genome shotgun sequence containing:
- the DCTN2 gene encoding dynactin subunit 2 isoform X2; translation: MADPKYADLPGIARNEPDVYETSDLPEDDQAEFDAEELTSTSVEHIIVNPNAAYDKFKDKRVGTKGLDFSDRIGKTKRTGYESGEYEMLGEGLGVKETPQQKYQRLLYEVQELTTEVEKIKMTVKESATEEKLTPVVLAKQLAALKQQLVASHLEKLLGPDAAINLTDPDGALAKRLLLQLEATKNTKGAGSGGKTTSGSPPDSSLVTYELHSRPEQDKFSQAAKVAELEKRLTELEATVRCDQDAQNPLSAGLQGACLMETVELLQAKVSALDLAVLDQVEARLQSVLGKVNEIAKHKASVEDADTQSKVHQLYETIQRWSPIASTLPELVQRLVTIKQLHEQAMQFGQLLTHLDTTQQMIACSLKDNATLLTQVQTTMRENLSTVEGNFANIDERMKKLGK
- the DCTN2 gene encoding dynactin subunit 2 isoform X1, whose translation is MADPKYADLPGIARNEPDVYETSDLPEDDQAEFDAELEELTSTSVEHIIVNPNAAYDKFKDKRVGTKGLDFSDRIGKTKRTGYESGEYEMLGEGLGVKETPQQKYQRLLYEVQELTTEVEKIKMTVKESATEEKLTPVVLAKQLAALKQQLVASHLEKLLGPDAAINLTDPDGALAKRLLLQLEATKNTKGAGSGGKTTSGSPPDSSLVTYELHSRPEQDKFSQAAKVAELEKRLTELEATVRCDQDAQNPLSAGLQGACLMETVELLQAKVSALDLAVLDQVEARLQSVLGKVNEIAKHKASVEDADTQSKVHQLYETIQRWSPIASTLPELVQRLVTIKQLHEQAMQFGQLLTHLDTTQQMIACSLKDNATLLTQVQTTMRENLSTVEGNFANIDERMKKLGK